From the Excalfactoria chinensis isolate bCotChi1 chromosome 1, bCotChi1.hap2, whole genome shotgun sequence genome, one window contains:
- the CD36 gene encoding platelet glycoprotein 4 has product MTCNRSCGLLTGAVIGAVLAIFGGVLIPVGDNLISRAIKKEAVISNGTIAYDNWLVPGSSVYRQFWIFNVENPSEVLNLGARPKLEQRGPYTYRVRYLPKENITEDSNGTISYMLPNAARFEPDMSVGTENDTITCLNLAVVAAPALYTNNFIQLLLNTWIKSSKSNMLQNRTVKEILWGYKDPFLSKVPFPLNPVLGVFYPYNGTSDGLYRVYTGKEDISKTAIIESYKNKRNLSYWEGYCDLVNGTDGASFPPFVKKNQVLRFFSSDICRSIYGVYQTTKTVKGIPLYRFTVPREAFASPTEVGDNYCFCTDQVISQNCTLAGVLDISSCKAGRPVYISLPHFLHASDSILHDVEGLSPNEEEHETFLDVEPTTGFTLQFAKRLQVNLLVTPSTKIEALSKVQKPYVFPILWLNESAVIGDEKAEMFRNKVTGRVQLLGVVQMALIISGSVLFLAFMGSYFICRSKKLK; this is encoded by the exons ATGACTTGTAACAGAAGCTGTGGGCTCCTCACTGGGGCTGTCATTGGTGCAGTGCTGGCCATCTTTGGAGGAGTTCTGATACCAGTTGGAGATAACCTCATAAGCAGAGCGATAAAAAAg gAAGCAGTCATTTCAAATGGTACCATAGCATATGATAATTGGCTTGTGCCAGGAAGCTCTGTTTACAGGCAGTTTTGGATCTTTAATGTGGAAAATCCATCAGAGGTTTTGAATTTGGGAGCACGTCCAAAACTTGAACAAAGAGGACCTTACACATACAG gGTGCGATATTTACCcaaagaaaatatcacagaagaCTCTAATGGCACTATATCTTATATGTTGCCTAACGCTGCTCGTTTTGAACCTGATATGTCTGTTGGGACAGAAAATGACACCATCACGTGCCTCAACCTCGCTGTTGTT GCTGCACCTGCCCTGTATACAAATAATTTCATCCAACTACTTTTAAATACCTGGATTAAATCTTCTAAATCAAAcatgctgcagaacagaacagtgaaagaaataCTCTGGGGATACAAGGATCCCTTCCTAAGCAAGGTTCCCTTCCCCTTGAACCCAGTTCTAGGAGTCTTCTACCCG TATAATGGGACATCTGATGGACTTTACAGAGTGTATACTGGGAAAGAAGACATAAGCAAAACGGCAATAATTGAAagttataaaaacaaaag GAATCTTTCTTACTGGGAAGGTTACTGTGATTTGGTTAACGGCACTG atgGGGCATCATTTCCTCCATTTGTTAAGAAGAACCAGGTACTGCGCTTCTTCTCCTCTGACATTTGCAG ATCAATCTATGGAGTTTACCAGACCACTAAGACCGTGAAGGGAATTCCACTGTATCGTTTCACAGTTCCTCGCGAAGCATTTGCATCACCAACTGAAGTTGGAGATAACTATTGCTTCTGTACAGATCAGGTTATATCACAGAACTGCACACTGGCTGGAGTCCTAGATATTAGCTCCTGCAAAGCAG gAAGACCAGTGTATATCTCTCTTCCACATTTTCTTCATGCAAGTGATTCTATATTGCATGATGTCGAAGGACTGAGCCCAAATGAGGAGGAGCATGAGACATTTCTAGATGTAGAGCCT aCCACTGGTTTTACACTGCAGTTTGCCAAAAGACTGCAAGTAAACCTTCTTGTGACGCCTTCAACAAAAATTGA GGCTTTATCAAAAGTTCAGAAACCTTATGTTTTCCCTATCCTTTGGTTAAATGAG TCTGCTGTTATTGgagatgaaaaagcagaaatgttcaGAAATAAAGTCACCGGACGGGTCCAGTTACTGGGTGTGGTTCAGATGGCATTAATCATCTCAGGTTCTGTGCTGTTCCTTGCATTCATGGGTTCCTATTTCATATGCAGATCGAAGAAATTGAAATAA